The Desulfovibrio piger DNA segment CGGAACTAGCCGCCCAGATAGGCTTCCTTGACCTTGGGGTTCTCCAGCAGTTCCTGGCCGGTGCCTTCCAGCACCACGCGGCCCACTTCGAGAATGTAGGCGTAATGGGCCACGGAAAGAGCCGCGAACGCGTTCTGCTCCACCAGCAGCACGGTCATGCCGTCCTCGTTGATGCGGCGGATGATGTTGAAGATCTCCTTGACCAGCAGCGGGGCCAGACCCAGCGAGGGCTCGTCGAGCATGATCATGTCCGGACGGCTCATGAGCGCACGGCCCACGGCCAGCATCTGCTGTTCACCGCCCGAAAGCGTGCCGCCCTTCTGCCAGTGGCGTTCCTTCAGGCGGGGGAACAACGCATAGACACGCTCGATGTCCTCGTTGATGCCGTCCTTGTCGGTACGCGAATAAGCGCCCAGGCGCAGGTTCTCCACCACGGTCAGATGAGGCAGGATGCGACGGCCTTCCGGCGAAAGCGAGATGCCCCGCCGCACCATCTCCTCGGGCTTGAGGCCGATGAGGGAGACAGGTTCGTCGCCTTCCTTGCGGGTCAGCGAGATCTCGCCGCTGATATTCTTGTTCAGGCCGGCGATGGAACGGATGATACTGCTCTTGCCGGCGCCGTTGGCGCCCACCAGCGTGACGATGCTGCCGCGCTTGATGTCCAGGCTGACACCCTGCACGGCTTCGATGCCGCCGTAACGAACGTAAAGATCCCTGATTTTCAGCATACTACACCACGTCCTCGCCCAGATAGGCCCGGATGACCTCGGGATTGCTGCGAATGGCGTCCGGGTCGCCGTGTGCGATAAGCGCACCGTATTCCATCACCCAGATGTACTGGCACACGCCCATGACCACCTTCATGTCATGCTCGATAAGCAGGATGGTCAGGTCGAAATGGTCACGGATGGCCTGGATGAAGTGCATGAGCTCGATACTTTCCTGCGGGTTCATGCCGGCGGCGGGTTCGTCCAGCAGGAGCAGACGCGGTTCCGTGGCCAAGGCACGGGCGATCTCCAGGCGGCGCTGCGCCCCGTAAGGCAGGCTGCCCGCCTTCTCGTCCATGTATTCGGCCAGGTTCAGATGCTCCACCAGGTCGCGGGCCTTGTCCGTGATGGCCTTTTCTTCCTTGTAATACATGGGCAGGCCCAGCGGCGCCATCCACCAGGGGCAGCGGCGGCGCACATGACAGCCCACCATCACGTTCTCCAGCACGCTCATGTGCGGCGAAAGACGGATGTTCTGGAAGGTACGGGCCATGCCCATGCGACAGATCTCGAACGGCTTGCGGCCGCGGATGCTCTTGCCCGCAAAGCGCACGTCGCCTTCCTGCGGCGTATAGAAACCGCTCAGCACGTTGAACAGGGTGGTCTTGCCCGCACCGTTGGGACCGATGACGCCCACGATGCTGCCCTCGTCCACCTTCAGGGAAAGGTCGCTGACGGCCGTCACGCCGCCAAAGCGCATGGTCACGTTTTCAGCCGTCAGGATGGGCTGGACTTTGCTTGCACTCATGCCTTGCGCCTCCCCAGCGAAAAGATGGTTTTCCAGGTGATCTCACGGGTGCCCATGATGCCCTCACGCCGGAACAAAATGATGGCCAGCAGGATGAGCGAGAAGACCACCATGCGCATGCCGGGGATGCCCGGGATCTCGAACACGCCGAAGTCCATGGGCTCCTCGATGGCGCGCAGCCATTCCAGCAGGATGGTGACGATGGTGGCGCCCAGCAGGCTGCCGGTCAGCGAGCCCAGGCCGCCGGCCACCACGAACATCAGCACGTTGAAGGTCAGCAGGAAGTTGAACATCTTGGGGTCGATGGTGGACAGGTGGCTGCCCAGCAGCGCGCCGCCCACGCCCGCGAAGAAGGCCCCCACGCAGAAGGAGAGCACTTTGTAGCGGAACACGTTGATGCCCATGACGCCCGCGGCGATCTCGTTATCGCGTATGCAGCGCAATACGTTGCCGAAATTGCTGAATATGAGCCGTGACAGCACCACCAGCGTGATGACTGTCCAGATGTAACAGGTCAGCAGGGTCGCCTCGCCGGGGATGCCCTTGATGCCCAGCGAACCGTTGGTGATGGACGTGGCGTTGACGATGACCACGCGGATGATCTCGGCGAAGCCCAGGGTGGCGATACCCAGGTAGTCGTCACCCAGCCGCAGCACGGGCACGGCGATGATGAAGGCGAAGATCATGGCCACCAGGCCGCCGGCGATGACCGCCACCCAGAAGGGCGTATG contains these protein-coding regions:
- a CDS encoding ABC transporter ATP-binding protein, which gives rise to MLKIRDLYVRYGGIEAVQGVSLDIKRGSIVTLVGANGAGKSSIIRSIAGLNKNISGEISLTRKEGDEPVSLIGLKPEEMVRRGISLSPEGRRILPHLTVVENLRLGAYSRTDKDGINEDIERVYALFPRLKERHWQKGGTLSGGEQQMLAVGRALMSRPDMIMLDEPSLGLAPLLVKEIFNIIRRINEDGMTVLLVEQNAFAALSVAHYAYILEVGRVVLEGTGQELLENPKVKEAYLGG
- a CDS encoding ABC transporter ATP-binding protein, whose product is MSASKVQPILTAENVTMRFGGVTAVSDLSLKVDEGSIVGVIGPNGAGKTTLFNVLSGFYTPQEGDVRFAGKSIRGRKPFEICRMGMARTFQNIRLSPHMSVLENVMVGCHVRRRCPWWMAPLGLPMYYKEEKAITDKARDLVEHLNLAEYMDEKAGSLPYGAQRRLEIARALATEPRLLLLDEPAAGMNPQESIELMHFIQAIRDHFDLTILLIEHDMKVVMGVCQYIWVMEYGALIAHGDPDAIRSNPEVIRAYLGEDVV
- a CDS encoding branched-chain amino acid ABC transporter permease; its protein translation is MRFNQTTLLNIALIVIFGLALTQAEAYMGDYQIYILKLIFINAILALSLNLIYGFTGLFSLGHAGFMAIGAYVGALCTLLPEQKEIMWILDPIIWPFSVLHTPFWVAVIAGGLVAMIFAFIIAVPVLRLGDDYLGIATLGFAEIIRVVIVNATSITNGSLGIKGIPGEATLLTCYIWTVITLVVLSRLIFSNFGNVLRCIRDNEIAAGVMGINVFRYKVLSFCVGAFFAGVGGALLGSHLSTIDPKMFNFLLTFNVLMFVVAGGLGSLTGSLLGATIVTILLEWLRAIEEPMDFGVFEIPGIPGMRMVVFSLILLAIILFRREGIMGTREITWKTIFSLGRRKA